The Collimonas sp. PA-H2 genome contains a region encoding:
- a CDS encoding pseudouridine synthase, giving the protein MPLILFNKPFQVMCQFSAHPSRPTLADYIDIPDIYPAGRLDADSEGLLLLTDDGQLQHNISHPALKQPKTYLAQVEGIADPAQLARLRGGVDLGDFMTLPCQARLVEAPDWLWPRDPPIRARHDKPTSWLALTLTEGKNRQVRRMTAAVGLPTLRLVRVAIGQVSLQSHPLWPGESMEIDPGELSSLKK; this is encoded by the coding sequence ATGCCTCTAATCCTATTCAATAAACCGTTCCAAGTCATGTGCCAGTTCTCGGCGCATCCCAGCCGACCCACCCTGGCCGACTATATCGATATTCCCGATATTTATCCCGCGGGGCGCCTTGACGCAGACAGCGAGGGGCTGCTGCTGCTCACCGACGACGGCCAGCTACAACATAATATTAGTCACCCGGCGCTGAAACAGCCAAAGACTTATCTGGCGCAGGTCGAGGGAATTGCTGATCCGGCCCAGCTGGCGCGCCTGCGCGGCGGCGTCGATCTCGGCGATTTTATGACCCTGCCGTGCCAGGCGCGCCTGGTGGAAGCGCCAGACTGGCTGTGGCCGCGCGATCCGCCGATCCGTGCGCGCCATGACAAGCCCACCAGCTGGCTGGCGCTGACCCTGACCGAAGGAAAAAACCGCCAGGTGCGGCGCATGACGGCGGCGGTCGGCCTGCCGACCTTGCGGCTGGTGCGGGTCGCTATCGGCCAGGTATCGCTGCAAAGCCATCCGCTGTGGCCGGGCGAGTCTATGGAAATTGATCCAGGCGAATTGAGCAGCTTGAAAAAATAA
- the dut gene encoding dUTP diphosphatase, which translates to MNIIDVKILDPRMQDQLPAYATEGSAGLDLRACLDAPLTIKPGETHLIPTGLAIHIGDPAYAAMILPRSGLGHKHGIVLGNLVGLIDSDYQGQLMVSTWNRGQTEFTLNPMERLAQLVIVPVARVSFNVVADFESSERGAGGFGSTGKH; encoded by the coding sequence ATGAACATCATCGACGTCAAAATTCTCGACCCACGCATGCAAGATCAACTGCCGGCCTACGCCACCGAAGGCAGTGCGGGCCTGGACCTGCGCGCCTGCCTGGACGCCCCGCTGACGATCAAGCCCGGCGAGACCCATCTGATTCCAACCGGCCTGGCGATTCACATCGGCGATCCGGCCTATGCCGCCATGATCCTGCCGCGCAGCGGCCTCGGCCACAAACATGGCATCGTGCTGGGGAACCTGGTGGGCCTGATCGACTCTGATTACCAGGGTCAGCTGATGGTATCCACCTGGAACCGCGGACAGACCGAATTTACCCTTAATCCCATGGAACGGCTGGCGCAGCTGGTGATTGTGCCGGTAGCACGTGTCAGTTTTAATGTCGTAGCAGATTTCGAGAGCAGCGAACGCGGCGCGGGCGGCTTCGGCAGCACTGGAAAACATTGA
- the lspA gene encoding signal peptidase II — MATKKRSSPISTTSSKYGLAPWLAIAALVLVLDQLTKITIVRLFSYGESLAVTSFFNLVLVYNKGAAFSFLSTESGWQRYFFTALGIAAALFITFLLKRHAGQRMFCTALALILGGAIGNVIDRIAYGHVIDFLDIYVRNWHWPAFNIADSAICVGAVLFVIDELRRVNK; from the coding sequence ATGGCTACCAAAAAGCGCTCTTCCCCTATCTCTACCACCTCCTCGAAATACGGCCTGGCGCCATGGCTGGCGATCGCCGCGCTGGTGCTGGTGCTCGACCAGCTGACCAAGATCACCATCGTGCGCCTGTTCAGCTACGGCGAGTCGCTGGCGGTGACTTCTTTCTTCAACCTGGTGCTGGTGTATAACAAGGGCGCCGCCTTCAGTTTCCTTTCGACCGAATCGGGCTGGCAACGCTACTTTTTCACTGCCCTCGGCATTGCAGCGGCATTGTTCATTACTTTCTTGCTGAAACGGCATGCCGGCCAGCGCATGTTCTGCACCGCGCTGGCGCTGATCCTGGGCGGCGCCATCGGCAATGTGATCGACCGCATCGCCTACGGCCATGTGATCGATTTTCTCGACATCTACGTGCGCAACTGGCACTGGCCGGCTTTCAATATCGCCGATAGCGCGATCTGCGTCGGTGCGGTATTGTTCGTCATTGATGAATTGCGCCGCGTAAACAAATAA
- a CDS encoding DUF192 domain-containing protein: protein MRKIRAVSLAAVTTSFALIAALPAAAQESQQQLPTTPLNIGIHVIKAEVARSEDQREQGLMFRKRMGSNEGMVFVFDTPAGICMWMKNTLIPLSVAFIDKKGAILNVEEMKAQTLDSHCAQGAASYALEMNKGWFKDKNIKPGTVIEGLPQ from the coding sequence ATGAGAAAAATCCGCGCCGTTTCCCTCGCAGCAGTTACCACAAGCTTTGCCCTTATCGCTGCCCTGCCGGCCGCAGCGCAGGAAAGCCAGCAGCAACTCCCCACTACCCCGCTGAATATCGGCATCCACGTCATCAAGGCGGAAGTTGCGCGCAGCGAAGACCAGCGCGAACAAGGTCTGATGTTCCGCAAGCGGATGGGCAGCAACGAAGGCATGGTATTCGTGTTCGACACCCCGGCCGGCATCTGCATGTGGATGAAGAACACGCTGATCCCGCTGTCGGTGGCCTTCATCGATAAAAAAGGCGCGATCCTGAACGTCGAGGAAATGAAAGCGCAGACGCTGGATTCGCATTGCGCCCAGGGAGCGGCATCCTATGCGCTGGAAATGAACAAGGGCTGGTTCAAGGACAAGAACATCAAGCCGGGTACTGTGATCGAAGGCTTGCCCCAGTAA
- a CDS encoding M48 family metallopeptidase has protein sequence MRLTNAPAWHGLKRYAAVTLPLVLLAACTTTETIPPGIVKPVTPVAPKPVAATAPPQQAELKTLIGLQDRLYDVAAPLLVNNALLCRNNARNLLGFTAKTKYSFTAEFIAAASSLGLTDQLQITGVLAGSGAAKVGLQRGDLLVSIQDKPVPVGADAERQTALMLGPLVNGRNTIKVTVARNGSNQTMNVPLTRACAFGIELGNTDNVISYADGRRVLVSAGMMKFTQSDDELALVIAKEMAHNSLTHPSRQRNTATMTGVIDNLIRLRPDTTSLSGAAGVKPYPQQLDAAADKLSLYMVARAGYKVDNAATFWQRLATQYPATVLNGYTAIHPATDYRMSAIQQAVADIQAKQASGAVIQP, from the coding sequence ATGAGATTGACGAACGCTCCCGCATGGCATGGCCTCAAACGCTATGCCGCGGTGACCTTGCCGCTGGTATTGCTGGCAGCCTGCACCACTACCGAGACCATCCCTCCCGGGATAGTAAAACCGGTAACGCCGGTGGCCCCCAAGCCGGTGGCTGCCACCGCGCCGCCGCAACAGGCTGAGCTGAAAACCCTGATCGGCCTGCAGGACCGCCTGTATGACGTCGCCGCTCCGCTGCTGGTGAATAACGCCCTGCTGTGCCGGAACAACGCGCGCAACCTGCTGGGCTTCACGGCAAAAACCAAATACTCCTTTACCGCGGAATTCATCGCCGCCGCCTCCTCCCTCGGCTTGACCGATCAATTGCAGATCACCGGCGTGCTGGCCGGCAGCGGCGCCGCCAAGGTCGGCCTGCAACGCGGCGACCTGCTGGTATCAATCCAGGACAAGCCGGTGCCGGTAGGCGCCGATGCGGAACGCCAGACCGCGTTGATGCTCGGCCCGCTGGTCAACGGCCGCAACACCATCAAGGTCACCGTCGCCCGCAACGGCAGCAACCAGACCATGAACGTGCCGCTGACCCGCGCCTGCGCCTTCGGCATCGAGCTCGGCAACACCGATAACGTGATCAGCTATGCCGACGGCCGCCGCGTGCTGGTCAGCGCCGGCATGATGAAATTCACGCAAAGCGATGATGAACTGGCGCTGGTGATCGCCAAGGAAATGGCGCACAACTCGCTGACCCATCCTTCGCGCCAGCGCAACACGGCGACCATGACCGGCGTCATCGACAACCTGATCCGCCTGCGGCCCGACACTACCTCGCTGAGCGGCGCGGCCGGGGTCAAGCCTTATCCGCAGCAGCTCGATGCGGCGGCGGACAAACTGTCGCTTTACATGGTGGCGCGCGCCGGCTACAAGGTCGACAATGCAGCAACCTTCTGGCAACGGCTGGCGACGCAGTATCCAGCCACGGTCCTGAACGGCTATACCGCGATCCACCCTGCCACCGACTATCGCATGAGCGCGATCCAGCAAGCCGTTGCCGATATCCAGGCGAAACAAGCCAGCGGCGCTGTCATCCAGCCGTAA
- the icd gene encoding NADP-dependent isocitrate dehydrogenase translates to MSQHIKVPAEGKKITVNADYSINVPDNPIIPFIEGDGTGVDISPVMIKVVDAAVAKAYGGKRKISWMEVYAGEKSTKVYGPDVWLPEETLAAVRDYVVSIKGPLTTPVGGGIRSLNVALRQELDLYVCLRPVRYFKGVPSPVREPEKTDMVIFRENSEDIYAGIEWQEGSDGAKKLIEFLIKEMGVKKIRFPNTSGIGIKPVSREGTERLVRKAIQYAIDNDKPSVTIVHKGNIMKFTEGGFRDWAYALAQKEFGAELIDGGPWAKFKNPKTGRDIIVKDSIADAFLQQILLRPNEYSVIATLNLNGDYISDALAAQVGGIGIAPGANLSDSVAMFEATHGTAPKYAGKDYVNPGSLILSAEMMLRHMGWLEAADLIIASMQKSIASKKVTYDFARLMEGATQVSCSGFGDVLIENM, encoded by the coding sequence ATGTCTCAACATATCAAAGTGCCTGCTGAAGGCAAGAAAATCACTGTTAACGCTGACTATTCGATCAACGTTCCTGACAATCCGATCATTCCTTTCATCGAAGGCGATGGCACCGGCGTCGATATCAGCCCGGTCATGATCAAGGTGGTGGATGCTGCTGTCGCCAAGGCTTACGGCGGCAAGCGCAAGATCAGCTGGATGGAAGTGTATGCCGGTGAAAAATCGACCAAGGTGTACGGTCCCGACGTCTGGCTGCCGGAAGAAACCCTGGCCGCGGTCCGCGACTACGTGGTGTCGATCAAAGGCCCGCTGACGACTCCGGTCGGCGGCGGCATCCGTTCGCTCAACGTGGCGCTGCGCCAGGAGCTGGACCTGTATGTTTGCCTGCGTCCGGTGCGTTACTTCAAGGGTGTGCCTTCGCCGGTGCGTGAGCCGGAAAAAACCGATATGGTGATTTTCCGTGAAAACTCGGAAGATATCTATGCTGGCATCGAATGGCAGGAAGGCAGCGACGGCGCCAAGAAGCTGATCGAATTCCTGATCAAGGAAATGGGCGTCAAGAAGATCCGTTTTCCGAATACTTCCGGCATCGGCATCAAGCCGGTCTCGCGCGAAGGCACCGAGCGCCTGGTGCGTAAGGCGATCCAGTACGCGATCGACAACGACAAGCCATCCGTGACCATTGTCCACAAGGGCAACATCATGAAGTTCACCGAAGGCGGCTTCCGCGACTGGGCCTATGCCCTGGCGCAAAAGGAATTCGGCGCCGAGCTGATCGATGGCGGTCCGTGGGCGAAATTCAAGAACCCGAAGACCGGCCGCGACATCATCGTCAAGGATTCGATCGCTGATGCATTTTTGCAACAGATCCTGTTGCGTCCGAATGAATACAGTGTCATCGCCACCCTCAACCTGAACGGCGACTATATTTCCGACGCGCTGGCGGCGCAGGTCGGCGGCATTGGCATCGCGCCGGGCGCCAACCTGTCGGACTCGGTCGCCATGTTCGAAGCGACCCATGGCACGGCGCCAAAATACGCCGGCAAGGACTACGTGAACCCGGGTTCGCTGATCCTGTCGGCGGAAATGATGCTGCGTCACATGGGCTGGCTGGAAGCGGCCGACCTGATCATCGCTTCGATGCAAAAATCGATCGCCTCGAAAAAGGTCACTTACGACTTTGCACGCCTGATGGAAGGCGCGACCCAGGTTTCCTGCTCAGGTTTCGGCGACGTCCTGATCGAAAACATGTAA
- the clpA gene encoding ATP-dependent Clp protease ATP-binding subunit ClpA, whose amino-acid sequence MIAQELEVSLHMAFVEARQARHEFITVEHLLLALLDNPSAAEVLRACAVNIDDMRKTLTIFIGDNTPTVPGSNEVDTQPTLGFQRVIQRAIMHVQSASNGKKEVTGANVLVAIFGEKDSHAVYYLHQQGVTRLDVVNFISHGVRKDQQADVQKSSEGAEEVQAEGQAKESPLDQFTQNLNKLATEGKIDPLIGREYEVERVIQTLCRRRKNNPLLVGEAGVGKTAIAEGLAWRITQGEVPEILQNAIVYSLDMGSLLAGTKYRGDFEQRLKAVLKQLKDSPHGILFIDEIHTIIGAGSASGGTLDASNLLKPALSSGQLKCIGATTYTEFRGVFEKDHALSRRFQKIDVNEPTVEQTVQILRGLKSRFEEHHGVKYSASALTSAAELAARFINDRHLPDKAIDVIDEAGAAQRILPKSKQKKTIGKGEIEDIIAKIARIPPQSVNQDDRSKLQTIDRDLRNVVFGQDPAIDALASAIKMARAGLGKTDRPIGSFLFSGPTGVGKTEVAKQLAFIMGIDLIRFDMSEYMERHAVSRLIGAPPGYVGFDQGGLLTEAVTKKPHAVLLLDEIEKAHPDIFNILLQVMDHGALTDNNGRKADFRNVIIIMTTNAGAESLQKRSIGFTDKKEAGDEMADIKRMFTPEFRNRIDSIISFHALDEEVILRVVDKFLMQLEEQLHEKKVEAVFTENLRKFLAKKGFDPLMGARPMSRLIQDMIRKALADELLFGKLVTGGRVTVDLDDKEQISLDFAEKDSSTPSAPEETVEVE is encoded by the coding sequence ATGATTGCGCAGGAACTGGAAGTAAGTTTGCACATGGCGTTTGTCGAAGCACGACAAGCAAGGCACGAGTTCATCACCGTGGAACATCTGCTGCTGGCCTTGCTCGACAACCCGTCCGCGGCAGAGGTGTTGCGCGCGTGCGCCGTCAACATCGATGATATGCGTAAGACGCTGACCATCTTTATTGGCGACAACACACCGACGGTGCCGGGTTCGAATGAGGTGGATACCCAGCCTACCCTGGGTTTCCAGCGCGTCATCCAGCGCGCCATCATGCATGTGCAATCGGCTTCCAACGGCAAGAAGGAAGTTACCGGGGCCAATGTACTGGTGGCTATCTTCGGCGAGAAGGATTCGCATGCGGTGTATTACCTGCACCAGCAAGGCGTGACCCGTCTCGACGTCGTCAACTTCATTTCACATGGCGTGCGCAAGGACCAGCAAGCCGACGTGCAGAAGTCTTCGGAAGGCGCTGAAGAAGTGCAGGCCGAGGGCCAGGCCAAGGAAAGCCCGCTCGACCAGTTCACGCAAAACCTGAACAAGCTGGCGACCGAAGGCAAGATCGATCCGTTGATCGGCCGCGAGTATGAGGTCGAGCGCGTGATCCAGACCTTGTGCCGCCGCCGCAAGAACAATCCCTTGCTGGTCGGCGAAGCCGGCGTCGGCAAGACCGCGATCGCCGAAGGACTGGCATGGCGCATCACCCAGGGCGAAGTCCCTGAGATCCTGCAGAATGCGATCGTCTACTCGCTCGACATGGGTTCGCTGCTGGCCGGCACCAAGTACCGCGGCGATTTCGAACAGCGCCTGAAAGCGGTGCTCAAGCAACTCAAGGACAGCCCGCACGGCATCCTGTTCATCGACGAGATCCACACCATCATCGGCGCCGGCTCGGCTTCCGGCGGCACGCTGGATGCATCCAACCTGCTGAAACCGGCTTTGTCGAGCGGCCAGCTGAAATGCATCGGCGCCACCACCTATACTGAATTCCGCGGCGTGTTCGAGAAAGACCACGCGCTGTCGCGGCGCTTCCAGAAGATCGACGTCAACGAACCGACCGTCGAGCAAACCGTGCAGATCCTGCGCGGCCTGAAGTCACGCTTTGAAGAACATCACGGCGTCAAGTATTCGGCATCCGCCCTGACCAGTGCGGCTGAACTGGCGGCGCGTTTCATCAACGACCGCCATCTGCCGGACAAGGCTATCGACGTCATCGACGAAGCGGGCGCGGCGCAACGCATCCTGCCGAAGTCGAAGCAGAAAAAGACGATTGGCAAAGGCGAGATCGAAGACATCATCGCCAAGATTGCGCGGATTCCGCCGCAGTCGGTCAACCAGGACGACCGCAGCAAGCTGCAGACCATAGACCGCGATTTGCGCAATGTGGTGTTTGGCCAGGATCCAGCCATCGATGCCTTGGCGTCGGCGATCAAGATGGCGCGCGCCGGTTTGGGCAAGACCGACCGTCCGATTGGTTCTTTCCTGTTCTCCGGTCCTACCGGCGTCGGCAAGACCGAGGTGGCCAAGCAATTGGCGTTCATCATGGGCATCGACCTGATCCGTTTCGACATGTCCGAATATATGGAGCGCCATGCGGTGAGCCGCCTGATCGGCGCGCCTCCGGGCTATGTCGGTTTCGACCAGGGCGGTCTGCTGACCGAGGCCGTGACCAAGAAGCCGCATGCGGTGCTGCTGCTGGATGAAATCGAAAAAGCCCATCCGGACATTTTCAATATCCTGCTGCAGGTGATGGATCACGGCGCCTTGACCGATAATAATGGGCGCAAGGCGGACTTCCGCAATGTGATCATTATCATGACCACCAATGCCGGTGCGGAGAGCCTGCAGAAACGCTCGATCGGCTTTACCGACAAGAAGGAAGCCGGCGATGAGATGGCGGATATCAAGCGCATGTTTACGCCTGAGTTCCGCAACCGCATCGATTCCATCATCAGCTTCCATGCACTGGATGAAGAAGTCATCCTGCGCGTGGTCGACAAGTTCCTGATGCAGCTGGAAGAGCAGCTGCACGAGAAAAAGGTGGAAGCAGTCTTTACCGAGAACTTGCGCAAGTTCCTGGCCAAGAAGGGCTTCGATCCGTTGATGGGCGCGCGGCCGATGTCACGTCTGATCCAGGACATGATACGCAAGGCGCTGGCCGATGAATTGTTGTTCGGCAAGCTGGTGACCGGTGGCCGCGTCACGGTCGATCTCGACGACAAGGAGCAGATCAGCCTCGACTTTGCCGAGAAAGACAGCTCCACGCCGTCCGCTCCCGAGGAAACGGTGGAAGTGGAGTAA
- a CDS encoding cold-shock protein, protein MATGTVKWFNDSKGFGFITPDDGGEDLFAHFSAIQMNGFKTLKEGQKVQFEVTQGPKGKQASNIQAP, encoded by the coding sequence ATGGCAACAGGTACAGTCAAGTGGTTCAACGATTCTAAGGGCTTCGGCTTTATCACTCCGGATGACGGCGGTGAAGATTTGTTTGCACACTTTTCCGCAATCCAGATGAACGGCTTCAAGACCCTCAAAGAAGGTCAAAAAGTCCAGTTCGAAGTCACGCAAGGCCCTAAAGGCAAGCAAGCTTCTAACATCCAAGCTCCATAA
- the coaBC gene encoding bifunctional phosphopantothenoylcysteine decarboxylase/phosphopantothenate--cysteine ligase CoaBC, with product MDLAGKKIVLGLTGGIACYKAAEFTRALIKAGASVQIVMTAAATHFITAVTMQGLSGKTVFTDQWDARIGNNMPHIDLTRDADAIVIAPCSADFIFKLAHGACDDLLSTLCVARPATVPLLVAPAMNVEMWQNPATQRNLTQLQADGIQLLGPDAGEQACGEVGMGRMLEADQLLEEVIASFQPKLLKGKRLLVTAGPTFEPIDPVRGITNLSSGKMGYAVARAAYEAGAEVTLVSGPTALTTPYGVRRISIQTAQQMHDIVMAQMAAQGGTDIFIAVAAVADWRVANASSQKLKKNADGSAPQLVFEQNPDILATVAALPKAPYCVGFAAESENLLQYGEAKRIRKNVPLLVGNIGHDTFGKDDNQLVLFDAGGHTELARAGKQELARQLIAAIAARLGK from the coding sequence ATGGATCTCGCTGGTAAAAAAATCGTGCTGGGACTCACCGGCGGCATCGCCTGCTACAAGGCGGCGGAATTCACGCGGGCGCTGATCAAGGCCGGCGCCTCGGTGCAAATAGTGATGACGGCGGCGGCAACGCACTTCATTACCGCCGTCACCATGCAGGGCCTGTCCGGCAAGACGGTGTTTACCGATCAGTGGGATGCACGCATCGGCAACAACATGCCGCATATCGACCTGACCCGCGACGCCGACGCCATCGTCATCGCGCCCTGCTCCGCTGATTTCATTTTCAAGCTGGCGCACGGTGCCTGCGACGACCTGTTGTCGACTTTATGCGTCGCCCGTCCCGCTACCGTACCGCTGCTGGTGGCGCCGGCGATGAACGTCGAGATGTGGCAGAATCCTGCCACCCAGCGCAACCTGACGCAACTGCAGGCGGACGGCATCCAGCTGCTCGGTCCCGACGCCGGCGAACAGGCTTGCGGCGAAGTCGGCATGGGCCGCATGCTGGAAGCCGATCAGTTGCTGGAAGAAGTGATCGCCTCATTCCAGCCCAAGCTGCTCAAAGGCAAGCGCCTGCTGGTCACTGCCGGCCCGACTTTCGAGCCGATCGATCCGGTGCGCGGCATCACCAACCTGTCCTCCGGAAAAATGGGTTATGCGGTAGCGCGGGCGGCTTACGAGGCCGGCGCCGAAGTAACCCTGGTGTCTGGTCCGACCGCGCTGACGACGCCGTATGGCGTACGCCGCATCAGCATCCAGACCGCGCAGCAGATGCACGATATCGTGATGGCGCAAATGGCGGCGCAAGGCGGCACCGATATTTTCATCGCCGTGGCGGCGGTGGCGGACTGGCGCGTAGCCAACGCCAGCAGCCAGAAACTGAAGAAGAATGCCGACGGCAGCGCCCCGCAACTGGTGTTCGAGCAAAACCCCGATATTCTGGCAACAGTTGCGGCGCTGCCAAAAGCGCCGTACTGTGTCGGTTTTGCCGCCGAATCGGAGAACCTGCTGCAATATGGCGAAGCCAAGCGCATCCGCAAAAATGTGCCGCTGCTGGTCGGGAATATCGGCCATGACACATTTGGCAAGGACGATAATCAATTAGTATTGTTTGACGCCGGCGGCCACACCGAGTTAGCGCGCGCCGGCAAGCAGGAACTGGCGCGCCAGCTGATCGCCGCCATCGCCGCCCGTCTTGGCAAATAG
- the clpS gene encoding ATP-dependent Clp protease adapter ClpS produces the protein MVTKHEDGTVATRQEQKLKPPSMYQVFLLNDDYTPMEFVVAILQEYFNKDREAATQIMLKVHRDGKGMCGVYPKDIASTKVELVLTHARKAGHPLQCMMEEA, from the coding sequence ATGGTAACCAAGCACGAAGACGGGACAGTAGCGACGCGACAAGAGCAAAAGCTCAAGCCGCCGTCCATGTATCAGGTATTTTTACTGAATGACGACTACACTCCAATGGAGTTCGTGGTCGCTATCTTGCAGGAATACTTCAACAAGGATCGTGAAGCGGCAACCCAGATCATGTTGAAAGTGCATCGCGATGGCAAAGGCATGTGTGGTGTGTATCCTAAAGATATCGCATCCACAAAAGTTGAACTGGTATTAACGCACGCACGCAAAGCAGGGCATCCCCTGCAATGCATGATGGAGGAAGCATGA